In a single window of the Candidatus Methylomirabilota bacterium genome:
- a CDS encoding IS256 family transposase, with protein sequence MGKGISKPIEAHELEPVSLSELIHQHVRVAIETAVHEELRAALATAPYERSEARRGYRNGTKERTLTGPTSPIALTLPRATLFQPSGAKEGTSVILPRYQRRMPVVNEAVVATYLAGGNTRRIRGALQSLLKAAPLSKSAVSRVIATLKEGLETWRTRSLADLDVIYVYLDGFGLRVRSAGKVVSASVLGVVGVLPDGHKHLLALELCGGESFTAWKRCFDDLVARGLRAPMLAIIDGNAGLRRAVGLVWPCAAAQRYCVHKLRNLERKAPKRALPEIRDDFHRIVYAASADTARGAFVAFERTWSKRCPRVVTSLREGGDELLTFFAFPKAQWKALRSTNVIERLHGEFRRRVKTQGSLPSEDAAVVLLFSLVASGQIKLRRIDGWRKIAAVLSQHTPVAA encoded by the coding sequence ATGGGCAAGGGTATCAGCAAGCCGATCGAAGCGCATGAGCTTGAACCCGTCTCGCTGAGCGAACTGATTCACCAGCACGTCCGCGTCGCGATCGAAACGGCCGTCCACGAGGAACTTCGGGCTGCGCTCGCGACGGCCCCATACGAGCGCAGCGAGGCTCGGCGTGGCTACCGCAATGGCACCAAGGAACGCACGCTCACGGGACCGACCAGCCCGATCGCACTCACGCTACCGCGCGCCACGCTGTTCCAGCCGTCCGGCGCGAAGGAAGGGACGTCGGTGATCCTCCCGCGCTATCAGCGGCGGATGCCGGTGGTGAATGAAGCGGTGGTCGCCACCTATCTGGCTGGCGGGAATACCCGCCGGATTCGCGGTGCGCTCCAATCGCTGCTCAAGGCCGCGCCCCTCTCGAAGAGCGCGGTGTCGCGGGTCATCGCCACACTGAAAGAAGGACTGGAGACATGGCGCACTCGCTCGCTCGCCGACCTCGACGTGATCTATGTCTACCTCGACGGCTTCGGCCTACGGGTGCGCAGCGCCGGGAAAGTGGTCAGCGCGTCGGTGCTGGGCGTCGTCGGCGTCCTTCCCGACGGGCACAAACACCTGCTTGCCCTGGAGCTGTGCGGCGGCGAGTCGTTCACGGCGTGGAAACGTTGTTTCGACGATCTCGTCGCGCGCGGGTTGCGGGCGCCGATGCTAGCCATCATCGACGGTAATGCCGGGCTGCGGCGCGCCGTCGGCCTAGTGTGGCCGTGCGCCGCGGCGCAGCGCTACTGCGTACACAAGCTGCGGAACCTTGAGCGGAAAGCTCCCAAGCGCGCGCTCCCCGAGATCCGCGACGACTTCCACCGCATCGTGTACGCGGCCAGTGCCGATACCGCCCGCGGCGCTTTCGTTGCCTTCGAGCGCACGTGGTCCAAACGCTGCCCCCGTGTGGTGACGAGCCTGCGAGAAGGCGGCGATGAACTCCTAACGTTCTTCGCCTTCCCGAAAGCGCAGTGGAAAGCACTGCGCAGCACGAACGTCATCGAGCGACTTCACGGGGAATTCCGGCGCCGCGTGAAAACGCAAGGCTCGCTGCCGAGCGAAGACGCGGCTGTCGTCCTACTCTTCAGCCTCGTAGCGAGCGGGCAGATAAAGTTGCGCAGGATCGACGGCTGGCGCAAAATCGCTGCAGTGCTCAGCCAGCACACGCCGGTAGCAGCATGA